A segment of the Stigmatella aurantiaca genome:
GAATGCCCCAGCCCGAGAACTCGGCGCCCACCTGCGCCAGGAGGCCCGTGGCGCGGAGCTGCTCCACCCGGACCCACGAGGTGCCGCCCAGGCCGGAGACGTCAATGTTGCGCACGCCCAGCTCCTTGAACCGGCGCGCCACGTCCGGACCGATGCCGCAGCCGGTCTCCTTCACCAGCAGCCGCGCCCCGAAGGCCTTCACCAGGCCCTCCACCAGCGCGTAGCCGCCGCGGAAGTCGCGGTCGCCCTCGGGCTGGGTGAGCTCCTGGCCGGCATTGAGGTGCAGCGCCATGCCGTCGGCCCCGATGGCATCCATCAGCCGCCGCACCCCGTCCACGCCCAGCCGCGCCGCCTGGTAAAGGCCGATGTTGCCCAGCAGCGCCACCGTGGGCGCCACGTCCCGCACCTGGAAGGAGGCCGCGCGCTCGGGCGCCTCGCTCATGGCGCGCTGGCTGCCCACGCCGAAGGCCAGCCCGTGCCGCTCCGCCAGCGTCGCCAGATCCTTGTTCACCTTCCCGGCGCGCTCCGTGCCCCCGGTCATCCCGGTGATGAGCAGCGGGCAGCGCAGGCGCTTGCCCAGGAACTCCGTGGACAGGTCCACATCCGCCGCATCCAGCTCCGGCATGGCGCAGTGCACCAGCTTGACGCACTCCAGCAAGGTGCTGTTCTGGCGGGGCTCGACTTCGCCAGTAGCGCACAAGTCCAGGTGGGCATCCTTGCGCTTGGCTGTCGTCTCATCGCCCATGGAACTCGACCCCGAAGCCCTCTCGACCCGCTGCGTCGTAAAGGAATTGAATGCTGGAAGAATTTTCTACCAAGTGTTGCTCCTCTAACGCAAGTCAAAGGTTGAAAAGTCGTAAGAACCGGCTTTGAAGGTTCAGAAGCCTCGCTTGGGTAGGACAAAGGAACACCTCGCCCGGGCCCCGCCGTTCCTCGCCCCCTTTTAACGAATTCCACCCCGGGGGATACGCCGGGTGCACCGCGGACGCACCGCTATTGACGTGGCAAGGTGGGACGTTAGGCTGCGGCGCTTTTTTTGCAGTCCCCTTGGAGGTCGTATCCGTGCTGGTCGCACTTATCCTCGTATCCATCGGCTTTGCCATCACGCTTGGCATGCTGCTGTTCGGCTCGAACCGGGCCGCTGTCCTACCGCCCCCCGCCGCCGCCAACGCCAAGAGGGCGGAGCTGTCGGAGGACTCGTCCAAGGCCCGTGCTCGCGCCAACGCGGAGGTGGAGCGCAAGCAGAAGGAGCTCGATGAGCAGCGCGCTCAGCTTCAGGACCTGAAGGAACAGCTCAAGCAGGCCAAGCGCAAGCTGTTCGAGCAGAAGGAGTCCGAGAAGGGCGACCGCGATCTGGCCAAGGCCCGCGTCGAGGTGGAGCGTCAGGCGACCGCGCAGCTCGAGGTGGTGCGAGGCGAACTGTCCCAGGCGCTCTCGGAGATTGAGCGGCTGCGCGGTGAGCAGGGCGCGAACCGCCCCCGCCGTGCGCCCGCCCCTGCCCCCGTGGCCGCCCCGGTGACCGCCCCGGCCCCCGTGGCCCCGGGGGCCGCGGAGCCCGCCGCGGCCGGACAGATCTCCGCCCCCGCCGCCGAGGGTGAGCGCGTGGTGGCCGCCGCCGTCCAGGTGACGCCCGCCGCCGAGCCCGCCGCGGAGAAGGCGCCGCGCCGCTACCGCGAGCTCAACGACGTGGACCGGGAGAAGATGGAGCGGCTGGAGCACACCGCCAACAAGGAGCGCAGCCGCGCGGCGGAGCTGGAGCGCGAGCTGCGCCGGATCAAGGGCCGTGCCGACACCCAGCAGCGCCTCTACACCGCCAGCAAGAGCGAGCTGGACCTGGCCAAGGACAAGTTCAAGGCGCTGGAGAAGCGCCTGAACCGCACGCTGCTCGAGCGGGACTTGCTGCGCCGGGCCATCAAGGACCTGGAGAAGAAGACCGGCATTCTGGCCGAGCGGACCGAGCTGACGCCGGAGGAGGTCGCCGCCAGCGATCAGAAGATCGAATCGGAAGCCCGCGAGCGGGCCGCCGCCGACGCCCAGCGCGCCGCGGCGCAGGCCCAGGCGGA
Coding sequences within it:
- the fni gene encoding type 2 isopentenyl-diphosphate Delta-isomerase produces the protein MGDETTAKRKDAHLDLCATGEVEPRQNSTLLECVKLVHCAMPELDAADVDLSTEFLGKRLRCPLLITGMTGGTERAGKVNKDLATLAERHGLAFGVGSQRAMSEAPERAASFQVRDVAPTVALLGNIGLYQAARLGVDGVRRLMDAIGADGMALHLNAGQELTQPEGDRDFRGGYALVEGLVKAFGARLLVKETGCGIGPDVARRFKELGVRNIDVSGLGGTSWVRVEQLRATGLLAQVGAEFSGWGIPTAAATASVRQAVGPEVRLVASGGIRTGLEAAKVLALGADIAGMALPLFKAQQEGGLEGAEKALQVILAGLRQAMLLTGSKVCADLRRRPVIKTGELKDWLAAL
- a CDS encoding cell envelope biogenesis protein TolA: MLVALILVSIGFAITLGMLLFGSNRAAVLPPPAAANAKRAELSEDSSKARARANAEVERKQKELDEQRAQLQDLKEQLKQAKRKLFEQKESEKGDRDLAKARVEVERQATAQLEVVRGELSQALSEIERLRGEQGANRPRRAPAPAPVAAPVTAPAPVAPGAAEPAAAGQISAPAAEGERVVAAAVQVTPAAEPAAEKAPRRYRELNDVDREKMERLEHTANKERSRAAELERELRRIKGRADTQQRLYTASKSELDLAKDKFKALEKRLNRTLLERDLLRRAIKDLEKKTGILAERTELTPEEVAASDQKIESEARERAAADAQRAAAQAQAESEAAKASEAAAPAADAPAAPGETDKAPVPNA